Within Staphylococcus sp. NRL 16/872, the genomic segment ACATCTATTCCTAGCTGTTGTTTCACACTATCAACTAAATACAATCCTATACCAGAAGATGTTGTTTCATTGCGATTTGCTGTAGAAGTAAATCCTCGTTCAAATATACGTGGCAGATCCTTATGACTAATCCCTCTACCGAAATCTTTAATTTCAAGGGCTACATAATCATCACGCATAAACGCACGAATCATAATGTCTTGATTTTGAGAATATTTTAATGAATTGGACAAAATTTGGCGCATCATCATACGACACCATTTTACATCTGTATAAACTTTCGGGGTAATATCGAAATTCAAGTCATATCCGATACCTTTAGCTTGACTAATATGACGCGTTAATTGGATTTCATCAATTATAAGTCTTTTTAAAGAAACGAATTCAAAATACATATCTTTATTTTTTGATTCAAGACGAGTTAAATAAAGTTGCTTATCTAATAATTCATTGATACGCGCCCATTCATACAATAATGCTTTTTTATGTTCCACGTCTTCTTCTTGTTCTATCAATAATTTCATTGCTGTCACTGGAGTTTTAATATCATGTACAAATTCAGTCAACGACTGTTCCGTTGTTTGTATATGAAGTTGTTGTTCCACTACTTTTTCTTTTTGGTCAGTCAACTTTCTATACAGATAGTCCACCATCTCTTGTTGAAATGGGTTTTCAGCTAAATCTTTATGTTTAATTTCTTCTATTTCTTTATTATTGTGCA encodes:
- a CDS encoding sensor histidine kinase, which gives rise to MSNIKWFWLFLKTRNNWIFWIVFLHLILLGIAYIDYDIAIRSVAYIVLLNLGLTCVFLIFTFLKEVKIYQHLHNNKEIEEIKHKDLAENPFQQEMVDYLYRKLTDQKEKVVEQQLHIQTTEQSLTEFVHDIKTPVTAMKLLIEQEEDVEHKKALLYEWARINELLDKQLYLTRLESKNKDMYFEFVSLKRLIIDEIQLTRHISQAKGIGYDLNFDITPKVYTDVKWCRMMMRQILSNSLKYSQNQDIMIRAFMRDDYVALEIKDFGRGISHKDLPRIFERGFTSTANRNETTSSGIGLYLVDSVKQQLGIDVQVTSVVGEGTTFVLTFPKQNEITERMSQVTTLSY